In Zonotrichia albicollis isolate bZonAlb1 chromosome 3, bZonAlb1.hap1, whole genome shotgun sequence, a single window of DNA contains:
- the LOC102074219 gene encoding opsin-5 isoform X2 yields MSSKRKKKLRPAEIMTVNLAVCDLGISVVGKPFSIISFFSHRWMFGWMGCRWYGWAGFFFGCGSLITMTAVSLDRYLKICHLSYGTWLKRHHAFICLAIIWAYATFWATVPFAGVGNYAPEPFGTSCTLDWWLAQASVAGQVFVLSILFFCLLFPTAVIVFSYVKIILKVKSSTKEVSHYDTRIQNSHILEMKLTKVAMLICAGFLLAWIPYAVVSVWSAFGQPDSVPIQFSVIPTLLAKSAAMYNPIIYQVIDCKFACCRLGGLKDKSSLKKSRTYTISAHRDSTAMNETQLEA; encoded by the exons ATGTCCTCAAAGcgaaaaaagaagctgagacCTGCTGAGATAATGACTGTTAATTTAGCAGTGTGTGATCTGGGCATTTCAG TTGTAGGCAAACCCTTCAGCATCATCTCCTTCTTCTCCCACCGCTGGATGTTTGGGTGGATGGGCTGCCGCTGGTATGGGTGGGCTGGATTCTTCTTTGGCTGTGGGAGCCTCATCACCATGACAGCTGTCAGCCTGGACAGGTACCTGAAAATCTGCCACTTGTCCTATG GTACCTGGCTTAAGAGACACCATGCATTTATCTGCTTGGCAATAATCTGGGCCTATGCTACGTTCTGGGCTACAGTGCCTTTTGCTGGGGTGGGGAACTACGCCCCCGAGCCCTTTGGGACCTCCTGCACTCTGGACTGGTGGCTGGCACAGGCTTCAGTGGCTGGACAGGTTTTTGTTCTGAGCatccttttcttctgcctcctgTTCCCAACTGCAGTGATTGTGTTTTCCTAcgtcaaaataattttaaaagtcaaaTCATCCACCAAAGAAGTTTCTCACTACGATACCAGGATTCAGAACAGCCATATACTTGAAATGAAGCTGACCAAG GTGGCAATGTTGATCTGCGCAGGGTTCCTCCTTGCCTGGATCCCTTACGCCGTGGTCTCCGTCTGGTCGGCCTTTGGACAGCCCGACTCGGTCCCCATCCAGTTCTCAGTGATCCCAACACTGCTGGCAAAGTCAGCAGCCATGTACAACCCCATCATTTACCAGGTCATTGATTGCAAGTTTGCCTGCTGCCGGCTGGGAGGGCTGAAGGACAAGAGCTCTTTGAAGAAATCAAG GACATACACAATATCTGCACACAGGGACTCCACAGCCATGAATGAAACCCAGCTGGAAGCTTGA